In Duganella zoogloeoides, a single genomic region encodes these proteins:
- a CDS encoding DNA translocase FtsK: MARVRERMDEAGGAIEAAIALAKEQATGSTSAQLFLVAAVEIVEPSPLPAAGDEPVREQRVVTSLGADVPAGDGSATDPLYDQAVAVVRTNQRASLSLIQRHLSIGYNRAARLLEAMEGSVVGPIQSNGNRELLSCES, encoded by the coding sequence ATGGCGCGCGTCCGGGAGCGCATGGATGAAGCCGGTGGCGCCATCGAGGCAGCCATCGCACTGGCGAAGGAGCAGGCCACCGGCTCGACTTCGGCCCAACTGTTCCTGGTCGCGGCGGTCGAGATCGTGGAACCAAGCCCGCTCCCTGCAGCCGGCGACGAGCCTGTGCGCGAGCAGCGCGTGGTGACGAGCCTGGGCGCCGACGTACCAGCCGGCGACGGCAGCGCCACCGATCCGCTGTACGACCAGGCCGTGGCCGTGGTGCGCACGAACCAACGCGCCTCGCTATCGCTGATCCAGCGCCACCTGAGCATCGGCTACAACCGCGCGGCGCGCCTGCTGGAAGCGATGGAGGGCTCGGTGGTCGGACCGATACAGTCGAACGGCAATCGTGAGCTACTTAGTTGCGAATCCTAA
- a CDS encoding transcriptional regulator, whose amino-acid sequence MELINFVKERGAQRALAQKLAITPVLISQWANRLRPIPPERCVEIERATNGQVTRKDLRPDDWQNIWPELAPSCAANAPSAVTQLNPAGEAA is encoded by the coding sequence ATGGAACTCATAAACTTCGTTAAAGAGCGCGGCGCGCAGCGCGCGCTGGCCCAAAAATTGGCGATCACCCCCGTGCTTATCAGCCAGTGGGCCAATCGTTTGCGGCCAATTCCGCCTGAGCGCTGCGTCGAAATTGAGCGCGCCACCAATGGCCAAGTCACCCGCAAAGACCTGCGCCCAGACGACTGGCAGAACATCTGGCCGGAACTCGCGCCATCGTGCGCCGCCAATGCGCCCAGCGCCGTGACCCAGCTCAATCCTGCCGGAGAAGCTGCATGA
- a CDS encoding lipoprotein → MKKPIIAALAIAALAGCASRPPAPTYKQFSSSAEAEYEPYLVDGNSEIVGQAFLAQKGGGTVKAAGRLVTIDPVTEVSRAWWYQAGKVWRYKSTVPPFPKFVSARRSTTADADGRFKFSNIPAGSYYIRTEITWDVPFHGAQGGLVTGIVEVKAGESKQAIVNGAN, encoded by the coding sequence ATGAAAAAACCAATCATCGCAGCTCTCGCCATAGCGGCACTCGCCGGGTGCGCTTCCAGGCCTCCAGCTCCGACGTACAAGCAGTTCAGTTCGAGCGCCGAGGCTGAGTATGAGCCCTATCTTGTAGATGGCAATTCGGAGATTGTGGGTCAGGCTTTCTTGGCGCAAAAAGGAGGCGGCACCGTCAAGGCAGCCGGCCGCCTAGTAACCATCGATCCAGTTACGGAAGTCAGTCGCGCATGGTGGTACCAAGCGGGAAAAGTGTGGCGCTATAAGAGCACCGTACCGCCATTTCCCAAGTTCGTGAGCGCGCGCAGATCGACCACCGCCGATGCCGACGGCCGCTTCAAGTTCTCGAATATCCCCGCAGGCTCTTATTACATCCGAACCGAGATAACTTGGGATGTTCCATTCCACGGAGCACAAGGCGGACTGGTTACCGGAATCGTCGAGGTAAAGGCAGGTGAAAGCAAGCAGGCTATTGTCAACGGCGCCAACTAG
- a CDS encoding KilA-N domain-containing protein translates to MKNTQLELALIQHEADGVTIGQRAVDGFINATAMCKAANKQWNHYRSTDNTQAFLEELGRHTKIPVQSLVFSAQGAGTWVHPQVAIHLAQWLSPVFAVRVTQWVSEWMAGGVPGMAGGGNLPVHIQRYMVNRGAIPATHFSMLNEIIFGLIAPMESEGYTLPEGLVPDISEGRMFSKWIRDEKGVEPSMFPSYKHRYMDGRVVDARLYPNEYLADFRAHFNNVWLPQKALKYFQERDPVALTYLPKLLTAPAKA, encoded by the coding sequence ATGAAGAACACGCAACTTGAACTGGCGCTCATTCAGCACGAGGCCGATGGCGTAACTATCGGCCAGCGCGCAGTCGACGGTTTTATCAACGCAACCGCAATGTGCAAAGCCGCGAACAAGCAGTGGAATCACTATCGTTCTACAGACAACACGCAGGCGTTCCTCGAGGAGCTGGGCCGCCACACCAAAATCCCAGTCCAATCTCTTGTATTTTCGGCGCAAGGCGCGGGTACTTGGGTCCACCCCCAAGTCGCCATCCACCTTGCACAGTGGTTGTCGCCGGTATTCGCGGTGCGTGTGACGCAGTGGGTATCAGAATGGATGGCTGGGGGAGTGCCCGGTATGGCGGGCGGCGGAAATCTTCCAGTTCATATTCAACGATACATGGTAAATCGCGGTGCGATTCCCGCAACACATTTTTCAATGCTGAACGAAATTATTTTTGGCCTCATCGCGCCTATGGAATCGGAAGGTTATACCCTTCCCGAGGGATTGGTGCCGGATATCTCAGAGGGTCGAATGTTTTCTAAGTGGATACGCGATGAAAAAGGGGTTGAACCGTCTATGTTCCCGAGTTACAAGCATCGCTATATGGATGGGAGGGTGGTTGATGCACGACTTTATCCAAATGAGTATTTGGCCGATTTCCGGGCCCATTTCAACAACGTATGGCTGCCGCAGAAGGCCCTGAAGTACTTCCAAGAACGCGACCCAGTAGCCCTTACGTACTTACCGAAATTGCTAACGGCACCCGCGAAGGCCTAA
- a CDS encoding KTSC domain-containing protein, which translates to MNANSIPLTPVKSSKLHAIGHDPASQTLAIQFFAKGAPGNVYHYANFTAQEYTAFASAESVGKHFIQHIQPHKEKHPYQNMGVPAAPVAAEPATPGVAA; encoded by the coding sequence ATGAACGCAAACAGCATCCCGCTCACCCCGGTCAAGTCCAGCAAACTGCACGCCATCGGCCACGACCCCGCCAGCCAGACCCTGGCCATCCAGTTCTTCGCCAAGGGCGCGCCCGGCAACGTCTACCACTACGCCAACTTCACGGCGCAGGAGTACACCGCATTCGCCAGCGCCGAGTCGGTCGGCAAGCACTTCATCCAGCACATTCAGCCGCACAAGGAAAAGCACCCGTACCAGAACATGGGGGTGCCAGCGGCGCCAGTCGCAGCCGAGCCGGCGACGCCAGGAGTTGCGGCGTGA
- a CDS encoding KilA-N domain-containing protein — MNHLKIADIPIRTDEAGRFSLNDLHKAAGGEARHKPHDFLRSQQTQALVSELAGEESDTGIPASVVSIKGGLNQGTYAGKELVYAYAMWISAKFHLQVIRTFDAVANGALPAPAAKAVRAAPVKSPVMVAAGMMPALVRALRCCGIDKNAAAIGANQIATAQTGVNLLALAGQQHLPTPDQEICFTPTELGHRRCISAKTFNRTLADAGLQERVGEHWVPTAKGRPHAVVLDTGKAHGNGTPIQQVKWKDSVLAEVAL; from the coding sequence GTGAACCACCTCAAAATCGCTGATATACCGATTCGTACCGATGAAGCAGGACGCTTCTCGCTGAACGACCTGCATAAGGCCGCCGGCGGCGAAGCCCGCCATAAGCCGCACGACTTCCTTCGAAGTCAGCAGACGCAAGCATTGGTGAGCGAGCTCGCAGGAGAGGAAAGCGATACGGGAATTCCCGCATCGGTCGTCAGCATCAAGGGCGGTCTCAACCAAGGCACCTACGCCGGGAAGGAACTGGTATACGCCTATGCGATGTGGATCAGTGCCAAGTTCCACCTGCAGGTTATCCGCACGTTCGACGCGGTGGCCAACGGCGCGCTGCCGGCACCAGCTGCAAAGGCCGTGCGCGCGGCGCCCGTGAAGTCGCCAGTGATGGTTGCGGCCGGCATGATGCCCGCCCTGGTGCGCGCGCTGCGTTGCTGCGGCATCGACAAGAACGCTGCCGCCATCGGCGCCAACCAGATCGCCACGGCGCAGACCGGCGTGAACCTGCTCGCGCTGGCCGGCCAGCAGCATCTGCCGACGCCTGATCAAGAAATCTGCTTCACGCCCACCGAGTTGGGACATCGCCGCTGCATCAGCGCCAAGACGTTCAACCGCACCCTTGCCGACGCCGGCCTGCAAGAACGCGTCGGCGAGCACTGGGTTCCGACCGCGAAGGGCCGGCCGCACGCTGTCGTCCTCGACACCGGCAAGGCGCACGGCAACGGCACCCCGATCCAGCAGGTGAAGTGGAAAGATTCAGTGCTGGCGGAGGTGGCATTGTGA
- a CDS encoding S24 family peptidase, with protein MATSKELRIENLRALVREFKTADAVAQLAGTAPMYLSQILNGAKSSTGTPRGVGDALARKLEAGCGKEVGWLDLPHGTEVDTPLTFEQAQALLPGAMRVVIAETGDPNFYFIKKVKLQLRAGVTGFQTIPDIYDGDTVSLPKNWVDRRDIDPNTLMALTVTGESMEPNLYAGDVVIIDTADKVMKDGAVYAFNYDGESVIKRLVKERGEWWLFSDNPDQTRHRPKGCRSGDCGIIGRVIKRETDHI; from the coding sequence ATGGCTACCTCCAAAGAATTACGAATCGAAAACCTTCGCGCCCTTGTCCGTGAGTTCAAGACGGCCGATGCTGTAGCGCAGCTCGCCGGCACCGCCCCGATGTATCTCAGCCAGATCCTCAACGGTGCGAAGTCATCGACAGGCACGCCGCGCGGAGTCGGTGACGCGCTCGCACGCAAATTAGAGGCTGGATGCGGGAAAGAAGTCGGGTGGCTGGATCTCCCACACGGAACCGAAGTCGATACACCGTTGACGTTTGAGCAAGCGCAAGCCCTCCTTCCTGGCGCGATGCGCGTCGTCATCGCTGAGACAGGCGATCCGAATTTCTACTTCATCAAGAAAGTGAAGCTGCAACTGCGCGCAGGCGTTACTGGCTTCCAAACGATTCCTGACATTTATGACGGAGATACGGTCAGCCTGCCCAAGAACTGGGTGGACCGCAGAGACATAGATCCAAATACGCTGATGGCCTTGACCGTCACCGGCGAGAGCATGGAGCCGAATTTATACGCGGGCGACGTGGTGATTATCGATACGGCCGACAAGGTCATGAAGGACGGCGCTGTCTACGCTTTCAACTACGACGGCGAATCGGTGATCAAGCGCTTGGTGAAAGAGCGCGGCGAGTGGTGGTTGTTCTCGGACAATCCGGACCAAACCCGTCACAGGCCCAAAGGCTGCCGAAGTGGCGACTGCGGCATCATCGGCAGAGTAATAAAGCGAGAAACTGACCACATTTAG
- a CDS encoding DNA cytosine methyltransferase, with product MRRDDPPEEITYGSVCSGIEAATEAWHPMGWRAAWLAEIEPFPARVLHHHYGAGRPVHMPDPDELSDDLSQEDRDARRAAIKAVSMLPAVATGPQNLGDMTKIAAMVRARAVAAPAALVGGTPCQAFSIAGLRESLGDARGQLTLSFVDLANAIDAARHVLDLPECIIIWENVPGVLSTSDNAFGCFLAALAGEDSPLLPPGGKWPNAGCVFGPQRRIAWRVLDAQYFGVAQRRRRVFVVASARDGFDPAAVLFEQDGVRRDSPPSREAKEDAAGTVRASAGRRGGVQDECGLGLQAVATPSLARCVTAGEGRRQDYETCTIVPVLSAPIARSVERRRGDGLDTLITGTLLANDKAAGSATQQDAEAGMLVPIAFSMKDYGGDASFDLASTLRAGNHATSHANGGQPPAIAFAADDYKNGTFSAVDVSGALTTSADRTRAAPIVCEGNTNSSSTPGLGAMHAQDFCYAIQAGALRTNPNSGPDGVGVQAHIAYTLEARAEVQAVCITGEVTHTLKAEGFDASEDGSGRGQPIAAAPLPIGLDEEQNAMVDAFGCLKARSKGGGFEGSVMQSDMAVRRLTPRECERLQSFPDFHTLIPMKIVTASRAETMLVKGDPVMEIAGVWWALSADGPRYKALGNSMCVFNMRWIGRRVHFALTGAWPACANFMHEREVGWVAA from the coding sequence ATGAGGCGCGACGACCCTCCCGAAGAAATCACTTACGGCTCCGTATGCAGCGGCATCGAAGCCGCCACCGAGGCTTGGCACCCGATGGGCTGGCGCGCGGCATGGTTGGCCGAGATCGAGCCGTTCCCGGCCCGGGTGTTGCATCACCACTACGGCGCCGGTCGCCCTGTCCACATGCCGGATCCCGACGAGCTCAGCGACGACCTCTCTCAGGAAGATCGCGACGCGAGGCGCGCCGCAATCAAGGCCGTAAGCATGTTGCCGGCTGTGGCCACCGGGCCACAGAACTTGGGCGATATGACGAAGATCGCCGCCATGGTGCGCGCTCGCGCGGTGGCTGCACCGGCGGCACTCGTCGGTGGCACGCCTTGCCAAGCCTTCTCAATTGCCGGCCTACGCGAATCGCTTGGCGACGCGCGCGGCCAGCTCACACTTTCTTTTGTGGATTTAGCCAATGCAATCGACGCAGCTCGACATGTTCTCGACCTCCCCGAGTGCATCATCATCTGGGAAAATGTCCCCGGAGTTCTCAGCACCAGCGACAACGCTTTCGGCTGCTTTTTGGCAGCGCTTGCCGGCGAGGATAGCCCACTGCTCCCACCAGGGGGCAAATGGCCGAACGCTGGTTGTGTCTTTGGACCCCAAAGGCGTATTGCCTGGAGAGTCCTTGATGCCCAATATTTCGGAGTGGCCCAACGACGCCGTCGTGTGTTCGTTGTCGCAAGTGCTCGAGACGGGTTTGATCCCGCAGCGGTACTTTTTGAGCAAGATGGCGTGCGTCGGGATTCTCCGCCGAGCCGCGAAGCGAAAGAAGACGCTGCCGGAACAGTTAGAGCGAGCGCTGGCCGCCGTGGCGGAGTCCAGGATGAATGCGGCTTAGGGCTTCAAGCCGTTGCCACGCCGTCCCTCGCCCGCTGTGTCACAGCGGGCGAGGGACGGCGGCAGGACTACGAGACGTGCACCATCGTTCCAGTGCTGTCTGCACCGATAGCTCGCAGCGTTGAGCGCCGGCGCGGCGATGGCCTCGACACGCTGATCACCGGCACGCTGCTTGCGAACGATAAGGCAGCAGGAAGCGCCACGCAACAGGATGCCGAGGCCGGCATGTTGGTGCCGATCGCGTTCAGCATGAAGGACTACGGCGGCGACGCGAGCTTTGATCTGGCGTCGACGCTCCGGGCTGGAAATCACGCAACTAGCCACGCCAACGGCGGCCAGCCGCCAGCGATAGCGTTTGCCGCTGACGACTACAAGAACGGCACATTCTCTGCCGTGGATGTCTCTGGCGCGTTGACCACATCCGCTGACCGCACAAGGGCTGCCCCGATTGTTTGCGAGGGCAACACGAATTCCAGCAGCACGCCCGGCCTGGGTGCAATGCATGCCCAAGATTTCTGCTACGCAATTCAGGCCGGCGCACTCCGTACGAACCCGAATAGTGGCCCCGATGGCGTAGGCGTTCAGGCTCACATCGCCTACACGCTTGAGGCGCGTGCCGAGGTGCAAGCCGTGTGCATCACCGGCGAGGTCACCCATACGCTCAAGGCCGAAGGCTTCGACGCCAGCGAGGATGGCTCTGGGCGAGGGCAGCCGATAGCGGCCGCACCGCTGCCTATTGGTCTAGACGAAGAACAGAATGCGATGGTCGACGCGTTTGGTTGCCTAAAGGCACGCAGCAAGGGTGGGGGATTTGAAGGCTCCGTCATGCAGTCGGACATGGCCGTTCGTCGCCTCACTCCGCGCGAGTGCGAGCGTCTGCAGTCTTTCCCTGACTTCCACACCCTCATCCCTATGAAGATCGTTACGGCCAGTCGCGCAGAAACGATGTTGGTGAAAGGCGATCCAGTCATGGAGATTGCCGGCGTCTGGTGGGCCTTGTCCGCTGACGGACCGCGCTACAAGGCATTGGGCAATTCCATGTGCGTGTTCAACATGCGCTGGATCGGGCGCCGCGTGCATTTCGCCCTGACAGGCGCGTGGCCGGCGTGCGCGAACTTCATGCATGAGCGTGAAGTGGGTTGGGTGGCTGCGTGA
- a CDS encoding RecT family recombinase, with amino-acid sequence MNAVTRESQSAMQLSSTPMAPASTASLVLDVASMESIMRLADIMAKGRATIPDHLKSSASDCAAVIMQAMQWQMNPFAVAQKTHVVNGALGYEGQLVNAAIVSSGVTQDRFNYEWFGAWEKIIGKTRVVTVPEKGKKGDKDYKKAYQFHTPDYDLNAEIGLGIRISATLRGESVPRVLELLLVQASVRNSPLWATDPKQQLAYLAVKRWARLYAPDVILGVYTPDELDESSREMRDITPAPREAVAEPHTIDQLPECTDELFKEKAPAWREMILSKKKTPAQLIAMLSTRATFTESQKMTIDSWAHEQE; translated from the coding sequence ATGAACGCAGTTACCCGTGAGTCCCAATCCGCCATGCAGTTGTCGAGTACGCCGATGGCGCCGGCCAGCACCGCATCACTCGTCCTCGACGTCGCCAGCATGGAAAGCATCATGCGCCTGGCCGACATCATGGCCAAGGGCCGCGCGACGATCCCCGACCACCTCAAGAGCAGTGCATCCGACTGCGCGGCCGTGATTATGCAGGCCATGCAGTGGCAAATGAACCCGTTCGCCGTTGCGCAAAAAACGCACGTGGTCAACGGCGCGCTGGGCTACGAAGGGCAACTGGTGAATGCGGCCATCGTATCCAGCGGCGTGACGCAAGACCGCTTCAACTATGAGTGGTTCGGCGCCTGGGAAAAGATCATCGGCAAGACGCGTGTGGTGACCGTGCCGGAGAAAGGCAAGAAGGGTGACAAGGACTACAAGAAGGCCTATCAGTTCCACACGCCCGACTATGACCTGAACGCCGAGATTGGCCTGGGCATCCGTATCTCGGCCACGCTGCGCGGCGAGTCGGTGCCGCGCGTGCTCGAACTGCTGCTGGTGCAGGCCAGCGTGCGCAACTCGCCGCTGTGGGCCACCGATCCCAAGCAGCAACTCGCCTACCTGGCCGTGAAGCGCTGGGCGCGTCTTTACGCACCGGACGTAATCCTAGGCGTCTACACCCCCGACGAGCTCGACGAATCGAGCCGGGAAATGCGCGACATCACGCCGGCGCCGCGCGAGGCTGTCGCTGAACCGCACACCATTGACCAGTTGCCCGAATGTACCGATGAGCTGTTCAAGGAAAAAGCGCCGGCATGGCGCGAAATGATCTTGAGCAAGAAAAAGACACCGGCCCAGCTGATCGCCATGTTGAGCACCCGCGCCACGTTCACAGAGAGCCAGAAGATGACCATCGACAGCTGGGCTCACGAGCAAGAGTAA
- a CDS encoding recombination protein NinG — protein sequence MMRRSPMKPGTAPMKRQAFARGERIEARELTKTITKTAREKKHKCAVRTCRAEFVRPQPFVTWCSPDCGTVVALAKVAKQKAATAKAERKDRQEKLAKFKRKADHVADCQKAFNAWVRFRDRFEPCIDCGKHASDDALTGGAYDAGHYLSRGSHPHLRFDERNVFKQLKGCNRPGGTTAASFRAGVVARIGLAAVEALEADNEPRHYTVDELIALTAHYRKLLKELKAAA from the coding sequence ATGATGCGCCGCTCCCCCATGAAGCCCGGCACAGCGCCGATGAAGCGCCAGGCATTCGCGCGCGGCGAGCGCATCGAAGCCCGCGAGCTGACGAAGACCATCACCAAGACCGCCCGCGAGAAGAAGCACAAATGCGCGGTCCGTACCTGCCGCGCCGAGTTCGTCCGGCCGCAGCCGTTCGTCACCTGGTGCTCGCCCGACTGCGGCACGGTGGTGGCGCTGGCCAAGGTTGCTAAGCAGAAGGCGGCCACCGCCAAGGCCGAGCGCAAGGACCGCCAGGAGAAGCTGGCCAAGTTCAAGCGCAAGGCCGACCACGTGGCCGACTGCCAGAAGGCTTTCAACGCTTGGGTACGGTTCCGCGACCGCTTCGAGCCTTGCATCGATTGCGGCAAGCATGCCAGCGACGACGCCCTGACCGGCGGAGCTTACGACGCTGGCCACTACCTGTCGCGCGGCAGCCACCCGCACCTGCGCTTCGACGAACGCAACGTGTTCAAGCAGCTCAAGGGCTGCAACCGGCCGGGCGGCACCACGGCGGCATCGTTTCGCGCCGGCGTCGTTGCGCGCATCGGCCTGGCCGCCGTCGAGGCGCTCGAAGCCGACAACGAACCGCGCCACTACACGGTCGACGAACTGATCGCCTTGACTGCGCACTACCGCAAACTTTTAAAAGAACTGAAGGCTGCGGCCTGA
- a CDS encoding recombination protein NinB yields the protein MTRQTFFLVHAEARRRAAAFAGTAPEGWMVVFSEPRKKRAQEEKYHAMIGEIAKQIEHIGRKWDADDMKRLLVDEFAEEMRLACTPLHHDGRVTVSFDGRRTVQLGIQTAEFYVKEAAQFIEFLYAFGTARGVVFSE from the coding sequence ATGACGCGCCAGACGTTTTTCCTAGTCCACGCCGAGGCCCGGCGCCGCGCGGCCGCGTTTGCCGGCACGGCCCCGGAAGGCTGGATGGTCGTCTTTTCGGAGCCCCGCAAGAAGCGCGCCCAGGAGGAAAAGTACCACGCGATGATCGGCGAGATCGCGAAACAGATTGAGCACATCGGCCGCAAGTGGGACGCGGACGACATGAAGCGCCTGCTGGTGGACGAGTTTGCCGAAGAGATGCGCCTGGCCTGCACGCCGCTGCATCACGACGGCCGCGTCACCGTGAGCTTCGACGGGCGCCGCACCGTACAGCTCGGCATCCAGACCGCCGAGTTCTACGTGAAGGAAGCGGCGCAGTTTATTGAATTTTTGTATGCCTTCGGCACCGCGCGCGGCGTCGTATTTTCAGAATAG
- a CDS encoding YqaJ viral recombinase family protein gives MQRENTLTREIHNLLQGSDDWHAFRFAHHGASEAAAMLGLSKKVSRTELVRMKATGLAKEFSDWVQENILDYGHEVEALARPNAEKILADELYPVTLSLGRESASCDGLNMDETIGFEHKQWNEELAAAVAANDLPDDHKPQVQQQLMVTGAEKWMFMVSDGSEENMVWMWVYPDAAWFDRIRAGWEQFDADVANYKQVDHAVKPEAAPAAALPALVVHTEGKVVSSNLMVYQKAAEKFLSTIKTDLQDDQDFADAEYNVKFCGEAEDKLELAKAAALAQTSTIDEVMRTVDHIKAQFRAKRLDLEKLVKTRKEQIKETILNEGKREYVDHIAALEKEIVPLRLALLPPDFAGAMKNKRTLASLHDAVNTTLANAKIEANQRAADYRIKQAWCKENAAGYGHLFMDMAQIIAKPMDDFQLVVRTRIADHERAEATKQEALRAKIAAEEKAKAEAAAAAELAAQRRADAERQAAEAKAAAERQAAADQAERNRVAAETKAKMEQQAAERVAQDAQPTRESALAAAHQSLAQEKADALADQGQLTDLANAQAGTAVADDLFSASSAASAGDATTAPALRLGQIGERLGISLTADFLTSLGFAPVATDRAAKLYHEADFPRMCAALSRHIAAVQAKFSV, from the coding sequence ATGCAACGCGAGAACACCCTCACCCGTGAAATCCACAACCTGCTGCAAGGCAGCGACGACTGGCACGCCTTCCGCTTCGCGCACCACGGCGCCAGCGAGGCCGCCGCCATGCTAGGCCTGTCGAAGAAGGTAAGCCGTACCGAACTGGTGCGCATGAAGGCCACCGGCCTGGCCAAAGAATTCAGCGACTGGGTGCAGGAGAACATCCTGGACTACGGCCACGAGGTGGAGGCGCTGGCGCGCCCCAACGCCGAGAAGATCCTCGCTGACGAACTCTACCCAGTCACGCTGTCGCTGGGCCGCGAGAGCGCATCCTGCGACGGCCTGAACATGGACGAGACCATCGGCTTCGAGCACAAGCAGTGGAACGAAGAGCTGGCCGCCGCCGTTGCCGCCAACGACCTGCCCGACGACCACAAGCCGCAGGTCCAGCAGCAGCTGATGGTGACCGGCGCCGAGAAGTGGATGTTCATGGTGTCGGACGGCAGCGAAGAAAACATGGTCTGGATGTGGGTGTACCCGGATGCCGCCTGGTTCGACCGGATCCGCGCCGGCTGGGAGCAGTTCGACGCCGACGTCGCCAACTACAAGCAGGTGGACCACGCCGTGAAGCCTGAGGCCGCGCCAGCCGCCGCGCTGCCTGCACTGGTCGTGCACACGGAGGGCAAGGTGGTCAGCAGCAACCTGATGGTCTATCAGAAAGCGGCCGAGAAGTTCCTTTCGACGATCAAGACGGACCTGCAGGATGACCAAGATTTCGCGGACGCCGAATACAACGTCAAATTCTGTGGTGAGGCCGAGGACAAGCTCGAGCTGGCGAAGGCTGCCGCGTTGGCGCAGACCTCGACCATCGACGAGGTGATGCGCACGGTCGACCACATCAAGGCCCAATTCCGCGCCAAGCGGCTGGATCTGGAAAAGCTGGTCAAGACCCGGAAGGAGCAGATCAAGGAAACGATCCTCAATGAGGGCAAGCGCGAGTACGTCGACCACATCGCAGCGCTGGAAAAAGAAATCGTACCGCTGCGCCTGGCGCTGCTGCCGCCCGACTTCGCCGGTGCCATGAAGAACAAGCGCACGCTGGCCAGCCTGCACGATGCCGTCAACACCACACTGGCGAACGCCAAGATCGAAGCCAACCAGCGGGCCGCCGACTACCGCATCAAGCAGGCCTGGTGCAAAGAGAACGCCGCCGGCTACGGCCACCTGTTCATGGACATGGCGCAGATCATCGCCAAGCCGATGGACGACTTTCAGCTGGTGGTGCGCACGCGCATCGCCGACCACGAGCGCGCTGAGGCCACCAAGCAGGAAGCGCTGCGCGCCAAGATCGCGGCCGAAGAAAAGGCCAAGGCGGAAGCAGCCGCCGCTGCCGAGCTGGCCGCCCAGCGCCGCGCCGACGCCGAACGCCAGGCGGCCGAGGCGAAAGCCGCTGCCGAGCGCCAAGCCGCCGCCGACCAGGCCGAGCGCAACCGCGTGGCTGCCGAAACGAAGGCGAAGATGGAACAGCAGGCCGCCGAGCGTGTAGCCCAGGACGCGCAACCCACCCGCGAAAGCGCCCTCGCCGCCGCCCACCAGAGCCTGGCGCAGGAAAAGGCCGACGCACTGGCTGACCAGGGCCAGCTCACGGACCTCGCCAACGCACAGGCCGGCACTGCCGTCGCCGATGACCTGTTCTCGGCCAGCAGCGCCGCCAGCGCAGGCGATGCCACCACGGCGCCGGCACTGCGCCTGGGTCAGATCGGCGAGCGCCTGGGTATTTCCCTCACGGCCGACTTCCTGACCTCGCTGGGCTTCGCGCCGGTGGCCACCGATCGTGCCGCCAAGCTGTACCACGAAGCAGATTTCCCGCGCATGTGCGCTGCGCTGAGCCGCCACATCGCCGCCGTCCAGGCCAAGTTTTCCGTCTAA